The Athene noctua chromosome 23, bAthNoc1.hap1.1, whole genome shotgun sequence genome window below encodes:
- the OLFML3 gene encoding olfactomedin-like protein 3, with protein MGPWHCLLLLTLLAGALRAQQQQFMEYVERRLTLLEERISQWHDQSSRYSTELRDFKNQVLGMLETAEKEREAMRSEAESAAVRVDRLEREVDYLETQNPAPPCVEVDETLMEKQVATAKQRKNEKYTKLTDCSDTIASVRAMKILKRFGSTSGLWTKDAAGNSEKIYVFDGTANDTVYVFPRMREFTLFSATRKAARIKLPYPWVGTGHLVYDGHLYYIRQQGPFQVIKFNLANKTVVDSSVFPAEEQIPVFGLSPFTYIEVAADEEGLWAIYATKEDEKNICLAKLDPTSLDIEQMWDTPCPRENAEGAFVVCGALHVVYNTRLPSRARVQCVFDVSGTLAPEDASLVYFPKRYGSHSSMKYSPRERQIYAWDDGYQIIYRMEMKKKLEV; from the exons ATGGGGCCCTGGCACTGCCTGCTCCTCCTGACGCTCCTCGCTGGGGCCCTTCgtgcccagcagcagcagttcaTGGAGTACGTGGAGCGGCGACTCACCCTCCTGGAG GAGAGGATCTCGCAGTGGCACGACCAGAGCAGCCGCTACTCCACGGAGCTGCGGGACTTCAAGAACCAGGTGCTGGGGATGCTTGAGACGGCGGAGAAGGAGCGGGAGGCGATGAGGTCGGAGGCAGAAAGCGCAGCGGTGCGCGTGGACCGGCTGGAGCGTGAGGTGGACTACCTGGAGACGCAGAACCCCGCGCCGCCCTGCGTGGAGGTGGATGAAACGCTGATGGAGAAGCAGGTGGCCACAGCCAAGCAGAGGAAGAATGAGAAATACACCAAGCTGACAG ACTGCAGCGACACCATCGCCAGCGTCAGAGCCATGAAGATCCTGAAACGTTTCGGCAGCACCTCGGGGCTCTGGACCAAGGATGCTGCCGGGAACTCCGAGAAGATCTACGTCTTCGACGGCACTGCCAACGACACGGTGTATGTCTTCCCCCGCATGCGGGAGTTCACCCTCTTCTCTGCCACCCGCAAGGCCGCCCGCATCAAGCTGCCCTACCCCTGGGTGGGCACTGGGCACCTCGTCTACGACGGGCACCTCTACTACATCCGCCAGCAGGGCCCCTTCCAGGTGATCAAGTTCAACCTGGCCAACAAGACGGTGGTGGACAGCTCGGTGTTCCCGGCCGAGGAGCAGATCCCCGTCTTCGGGCTCTCCCCCTTCACCTACATCGAGGTGGCGGCGGATGAGGAGGGGCTCTGGGCCATCTACGCCACCAAGGAGGATGAGAAGAACATATGCCTGGCCAAGCTGGACCCCACCTCGCTGGACATCGAGCAGATGTGGGACACGCCGTGCCCGCGAGAGAACGCCGAGGGCGCCTTCGTGGTGTGCGGGGCGCTGCACGTGGTCTACAACACCCGTCTGCCCAGCCGCGCCCGCGTGCAGTGCGTCTTCGACGTCAGCGGCACGCTGGCCCCCGAGGACGCCTCCCTCGTCTACTTCCCCAAGCGCTACGGCTCCCACTCCAGCATGAAGTACAGCCCCCGGGAGAGGCAGATCTACGCCTGGGACGACGGCTACCAGATCATCTACCGCATGGAGATGAAGAAGAAGCTGGAGGTCTGA